From the Methanoculleus caldifontis genome, the window GTCGACCGGGAGGTCGATGTCGCGTTCGCCCACGACGGGACCGGCGTCCTCACCAGGGAGGCGCTCAGGGAGATGGGAGTGGAGAGCCTCCCTCATCCCGATCGCCTGCGCCTCATCTTCGACCACATCGTCCCGGCGAACACCGGGACGACGGCGACGCTCCAGGCGGAGCTCCGCGAGTATGCCCGGGTCTCGGGGATAGCCCTCTCCGACGCCGGAGGAGGGATCTGCCACCAGGTGATGAGCGAAGGCCTCGTCCGGCCCGGGATGGTCGTCGTGGGCGCCGACTCCCACACCTGCACCCTCGGGGCTCTCGGCGCGTTCGCCACCGGGGTGGGTGCGACCGATATGGCGGCGATCTGGGCATCGGGGGCCACCTGGTTCCGGGTCCCGGAGACGATCGCGGTCAACCTCGCCGGGAGGCTCGACGGAGCTGCGGAAGCAAAGGACCTCGCTCTTGCCTACGTCGCAGAACTCGGCATGGAGGGGGCGACCTACCAGGCGCTCGAGTTCGTGGGGGACGGGGCGGCAGGGATCTCCATGAGCGGGAGACTGACCCTCTGCAACATGGCGGTCGAGACCGGGGCGAAGACGGGGATCTTCTATCCCGACGAGGTCACCGCCCGTCATCTCGGGGAATACGGCCTTACGGCATCGCCCCTGACCCCGGAGGACTGTTGCTACGAACGGACGCTCGATCTCGACCTCGCCGATGTCGTGCCTCTTGTCGCGGTCCCGCACCGGGTGGACACCGTCAGGGAGGCGGAGGCGCTCGCCGGCACGCACCTCGACCAGGTCTTTGTGGGGACCTGCACGAACGGCCGTTACGAGGACCTTGAGCGGTTTGCCCGGATCGTGCGGGGGAAGAAGGTGGCGGTCCGGACCCTGGTCGTCCCCGCCTCGCGGCCGGTGCTCGCCCGGGCGATCGCCACCGGCGTCCTTGCCGATATCGTGGAGGCGGGATGCATGGTGGCGCCGCCCGGCTGCGGGCCGTGTCTCGGGGCGCACGCGGGCGTGCTCGGCGAGGGCGAGGTCTGCCTCTCCACGGCCAACCGGAACTTCAAGAACCGGATGGGTGTCGGCGGCGAGATCTACCTCTCGTCGGTCGCCACCGCCGCCGCAAGCGCGCTTGCGGGCGTAATCGCCGTGCCGGAGGTGGTATAAATGCAGGGAGCCGGACCGGCGGTCTGTATCGGGGACGACATCGATACCGACCTCGTCATTGCCGGTCGCTACCTCCGGACGAAGGACCGCTCGGTCTGGGCGGAGCATGTCTTTGAGGATCTCGACCCGACGCTTGCCGGCCGCCTCCGCGGTGCGGTCGTCGTCGCCGGGAGAAATATGGGATGCGGTTCTTCCCGCGAGCAGGCGGTCGTCGCCCTCCGTGAAGCGGGTGTCGTCGGGGTCGTCGCTCCCTCCTTCGCCCGCATCTTCTTTCGGAACGCGGTCAACGTGGGCCTCCCGGTGATCGAGGCCGCTATCCCCTGTACCGACGGGTCCCGCGTCGCCTTCGACCTCGATGCGGGGTGGGTGGAGGTCGACGGGGAACGATATCCCGCCCGCCCGCTCTCGGAGAAGATGGTCGCGATCCTCCGGGCCGGAGGGCTGGTGCCCTACTGGAGGTCGTGCCGATGATCTTCCCGCCCCACTGCAAGTTCGTCGGGTCCGCGACCACCGCCCCTTACGGCGAGCGGGTCTACTTCCTCTCGCGCTACCTGGTCCGCGAGACCCCCGACGGCATGGAGGTGCTCGAGGTCGAGCCCGACCCGGAAGGCACCGGACTGATGCGCAGGGTCCTCTCCGCCCGCGTCATCGCCGCCGGAGACGAGGTTTACTGCTATCCCGATCGCGTGAACGTCCAGGATCGAACACTCTTAGTAAGTGAGGCGATACGGTCCGGGCACCGGTGCACCATATTCACCGGCCACGGCGAACAGACGACGTTCGTCCTCGATCCGGACCTCTCGGGGTTCCTCCGGATCCACGTCTACGACATCACCCCGCCCCGCCCCCACCTCTCATCCACGCTCACCGAGCTCGAGAGGACCGGGCTCTTCGGGGACCTCGAGGTCGTCTTTGAGCATCATACGAGGGATATCCGGGAGATCCAGGGCGACGTCTACCCCTGCCGGGCGGCGGGGTTCCCCCGGACCCTCGACGCCGACCCGGTCCGCCCCGGCGACCGGGTCGTGGGCTGCCTGACGGCACAGAACCTCGTGCAGGAGTGCTGCGACGACGGGATCACGGTGGAGAACATCTGCCCCCTCGGCGCGGTGGCGGCTGAGCCTTTCATCGCCCGGTGCTGCCGGAGCGAGCGGGCAGGTCTCGGCCGCTGGAACGGCCGGTTCGGCGCGGTGGTCCACTGGGGCGCATCGGCGTGGGAGATCGCGCAGGCGGTCCGGCAGGTGGCGACCGCATGGAGGGAGAAGCATGGTGAAGGTAGCGGTCGTTGAGGGCGACGGGATCGGGCAGGAGGTCGTCCCGGTTGCCCGCGAGATCCTCGCCGCCGTGCGGCCGGACTTCGAGTTCTTCGACGTCGAGGTGGGTTACGGCCGGTGGGAGCGGACCGGGAGCGCCTGCGACGACGAGACCATGAACGACCTCCGGTCGGCGGACGCCATCCTCTTTGGAGCCGTCACGACCCCGCCGGACCCGGACTACCGCAGCGTCCTCCTGCAGATCCGCCACGATCTCGATCTCTACGCGAACGTCCGCCCGATCCGGGGCGATAATGTCGACGTCGTCATCGTGCGGGAGAACACCGAGGGGCTCTACTCCGGGATCGAGTGGACGGAACCTGACCGGGCCTGCACCGTCAGGGTCGTCTCCCGGCGGGGGAGCGAGCGGATCGCCCGCTACGCCTGCACGCTCGCGAAGCCGCGCCGCCACCTCACCGTCGGGAACAAGGCAAACGTCCTGAAGTCGGACTGCCTCTTCGTGGAGATCTGCACGGCGGAGGCCGTCCGTGCGGGGGTTCCCTGTACAACCCGCTACATCGACGCGCTCTGCCTCGACCTCCTGATGCGCCCGGACCGCTACGACGTGATCGTGACGACCAATATGTTCGGGGACATCCTCTCCGACGCCGCCGCCTACCTGGTGGGGGGACTCGGGATGCTGCCGAGCGCGAACATCGGCGAGCGTCACGCTTTCTTTGAGCCCGTGCATGGGAGCGCTCCCGATATCGCGGGACAGAACGTGGCTAACCCCATCGCCGCCATCAGGAGCGCCGCGATGCTCCTCTCCCACTTCGGGGACACCGCGTCCGCGGCGGCCGTGGAGGAGGCCGTCGGCCGGGTGATCGGGGCAGGCATCCGGACCCGCGACCTCGGCGGCGCCGCCGGCACCCGGGAGTTCGGGGCGGCGGTGCTCCGCGAGGTCGGGCGGGGGAAGGCCTAAACGCTTCCCCGCCAAGGTGTAGGCTATGGTGCTGGTGGGATGCCATATCTCCATCGCAGGCTCGATCGACCGCGCGGTCGGGCGAGCTCGCGAGGCGGGCTGCGAGACGTTTCAGATCTTCTCCCGGAACCCCCGGGGCTGGAAGGCGAAGGACCTCGAGCCGGGACCGGTCGATGCGTTCCGGAAGGCGCTCGACGCATCCGGGCTCGGCCCGGTCGTCGATCACATGCCTTACCTCCCGAACCCGGCCTCGCCCGACGACGAGATCTACGAGAAATCGGTCGCGGCGCTCACCAATGAACTCCAGCGGTGCGATCTGCTCGGGATACCCTATCTCGTCACCCACCTCGGCCACCACCGCGGTGCCGGGACGGAGGGCGGGCAGGAACGGGTGATCGCCGCCGCCAACCGGGCGCTCGCCGCAGCCGGGGCGGACGGCGTGACGCTCCTCCTCGAGAACACCGCCGGGGAGAAGAACAGCGTCGGGTCGACCGTTGCGGATCTCGCCCGGATCGTTGACGGGATCGATGAGAGAGGAGAGATCGGGCTCTGCTTCGACACCTGCCATGCCTTTGCCGCCGGGTACGACCTCCGGACCGCCGAAGGCGTCGACGCGCTCTTTGGCGAGATCGATGACCTGATCGGCCTCTCAAACCTCCGGATCATCCACCTCAACGACTGCAAGGGCGACCTCGGGAGCGGGCTTGACCGGCACGAACACATCGGGCTCGGTTCCATCGGGGAGGAGGGGTTCCGGCATATCCTCCGGCACCCGGCCGTCCGGAGCCTCCCCCTCATCTGCGAGACCCCGGTCGATGAGCGCCGGGGTGACGGCGGAAACATCGCGAAGGTTCGCGAACTCGCCGGAGTGTGACCCGGTCTCCAGGGGCCCGGGCACAATATTATTCTCTATATTTTATAATAATCCCGAATGACCCCTCCGACACCGGGAGTCCGTAAGAGATATATATTTATACTCATATCCTCCCACCCACGAACCCTTTGCCTGGCGGGACCCGGTGATTCTCCGGCACCCTGCAGGACCTCAGTTTGCACGCCGGCGGGGAGGGGACACCGTCTCCATCCTGCCTGCGGGCACCATCGCGTGAGACGAAAGGGGGCGTTCTCATCGTGGTGATCGGAGAATGGCTGAACACATAGCGCTGATGATAGTCTGCGCCGTCATCCTTGCCGGACTGCTGGCTCCGCCCGTTTTTGCGGCGCCTGTGGCTCCGGGGGAAACGATAGCCTTCTGCTCCGCCGGCGGATCGCAGGAGCATCCGGATATCGACGGCAGCATGGTCGTCTGGGAAGACGGCCGGAACGGGAAGTATATCTACTACTCTACTGCTCCCGGCGGGGGGGGCCAGAGGATCACCGACGGCTACGCCCAACAGGGGTATCCATCCGTCTCGGGAGGCCGTATCGTCTGGCAGGACCGGCGGGACGGGGGCCTCGGGATATACATGTACTCGCCTTCCGGCGGCGAGAGGCGGATCGGCACCGGCACCGGCGACCGGTGGATGCCGGTTATCTATAACAACCATGTTGT encodes:
- a CDS encoding 3-isopropylmalate dehydratase large subunit, which translates into the protein MSTLSERILGAPAGRYVDREVDVAFAHDGTGVLTREALREMGVESLPHPDRLRLIFDHIVPANTGTTATLQAELREYARVSGIALSDAGGGICHQVMSEGLVRPGMVVVGADSHTCTLGALGAFATGVGATDMAAIWASGATWFRVPETIAVNLAGRLDGAAEAKDLALAYVAELGMEGATYQALEFVGDGAAGISMSGRLTLCNMAVETGAKTGIFYPDEVTARHLGEYGLTASPLTPEDCCYERTLDLDLADVVPLVAVPHRVDTVREAEALAGTHLDQVFVGTCTNGRYEDLERFARIVRGKKVAVRTLVVPASRPVLARAIATGVLADIVEAGCMVAPPGCGPCLGAHAGVLGEGEVCLSTANRNFKNRMGVGGEIYLSSVATAAASALAGVIAVPEVV
- a CDS encoding LeuD/DmdB family oxidoreductase small subunit codes for the protein MQGAGPAVCIGDDIDTDLVIAGRYLRTKDRSVWAEHVFEDLDPTLAGRLRGAVVVAGRNMGCGSSREQAVVALREAGVVGVVAPSFARIFFRNAVNVGLPVIEAAIPCTDGSRVAFDLDAGWVEVDGERYPARPLSEKMVAILRAGGLVPYWRSCR
- a CDS encoding DUF7714 family protein, with translation MIFPPHCKFVGSATTAPYGERVYFLSRYLVRETPDGMEVLEVEPDPEGTGLMRRVLSARVIAAGDEVYCYPDRVNVQDRTLLVSEAIRSGHRCTIFTGHGEQTTFVLDPDLSGFLRIHVYDITPPRPHLSSTLTELERTGLFGDLEVVFEHHTRDIREIQGDVYPCRAAGFPRTLDADPVRPGDRVVGCLTAQNLVQECCDDGITVENICPLGAVAAEPFIARCCRSERAGLGRWNGRFGAVVHWGASAWEIAQAVRQVATAWREKHGEGSGR
- a CDS encoding isocitrate/isopropylmalate dehydrogenase family protein, whose product is MVKVAVVEGDGIGQEVVPVAREILAAVRPDFEFFDVEVGYGRWERTGSACDDETMNDLRSADAILFGAVTTPPDPDYRSVLLQIRHDLDLYANVRPIRGDNVDVVIVRENTEGLYSGIEWTEPDRACTVRVVSRRGSERIARYACTLAKPRRHLTVGNKANVLKSDCLFVEICTAEAVRAGVPCTTRYIDALCLDLLMRPDRYDVIVTTNMFGDILSDAAAYLVGGLGMLPSANIGERHAFFEPVHGSAPDIAGQNVANPIAAIRSAAMLLSHFGDTASAAAVEEAVGRVIGAGIRTRDLGGAAGTREFGAAVLREVGRGKA
- a CDS encoding deoxyribonuclease IV, with translation MVLVGCHISIAGSIDRAVGRAREAGCETFQIFSRNPRGWKAKDLEPGPVDAFRKALDASGLGPVVDHMPYLPNPASPDDEIYEKSVAALTNELQRCDLLGIPYLVTHLGHHRGAGTEGGQERVIAAANRALAAAGADGVTLLLENTAGEKNSVGSTVADLARIVDGIDERGEIGLCFDTCHAFAAGYDLRTAEGVDALFGEIDDLIGLSNLRIIHLNDCKGDLGSGLDRHEHIGLGSIGEEGFRHILRHPAVRSLPLICETPVDERRGDGGNIAKVRELAGV